The window TCAGAAGAGGGGAGACTTGATTCGATATTTATAATTTCTATAGGTTAGGGATTCGATCAtgctattctatttctatagagAGGTAGGCGACGAAGACAAGGGATCTCTCTCACTATGGATAGTTGCTGTTTGCGAGAAGCGTCTGTTTTGCTATTACACAGTAGATAGTGTAAAAGGATCTTTCTTTAAAAGTTATCAACTTGTACAGTAAGAATTTGGGTATATGAAACATAAATTAGAGAAATGCAGAATGCACTCGTGGCTTTAATGCATTACTTTAATATGTAATATGCAAATCATGTCTCTCTCTCTCTGAAATATGTTCTTCCTATGCTTCCTAGATGTCATTACTTAACTATCATATTTCCTAGGATTGCTTGAGTAGTTTTTTCAAGTAACCAGCTATTAGTCTTTTGTGATCttttaattgatcatttaattgaAATTGTGGATGCTGAGGCAGTCACTTTCTTATGCCCCGTTTGGCCATGAGGATCTTTCACTATTTTCcagatttttttttactttattctaaaAACAGTGTTTGACCACCTGTTTTCACTTTCTTCAAACCCACTTCTCTCGCATCaattcaaaaacaacttcaacttatattcatggtcaaacacaactccaactccaaaattCTTTGGTTTTCATGGGCAAACACATACTTAGTGAATCATAATATACTGTTCCAGGATGCACATCACTCAAAGCAGTGATTCATCTGTTTTATATAAATTTGAACATTTGTCACTATCATGGCATCGAGTGTTGTTATTGAACTTTCACATGATTATATAAAATTTAGTGCAAGACCagttcattttcttgatcattcAATCAAGTTTTGATGCCACAGTTAGTCTTCCTTTTGTGGATTAGTTTTTGCCAGGTTTTGTTCATTgagatattttaataattttgtagtttAATACTATCAATTGCTGGTTCAGttcaatgattttttttctttgtttcccTTTCTGCACAGGATCACTTGGCCCTTATGATGGAGCTGCTTGGAATGATGCCACGCAAGGTGATTTTTGATTTCTGGTTCAAGCAGCGAAATCTTCTCTTTCTTGTTGAATGTAAAATAACTAAATCAAGTAGGAAAGCAGATCTCATCATTCAAAAAAAGGTGGAGCTGATCTTAAGTTTGTCTGCAGATTGCCTTAGGTGGGCGCTATTCGCGAGAATTTTTCAACCGATATGGAGACTTGAGACATATCAGACGATTACGATTCTGGCCTATAAATAAGGTGCTTAGGGAAAAGTATGAGTTCAGTGAACAAGACGCTAATGACATGGCAGATTTCCTTGTTCCTATACTTGATTTTGTGCCTGAGAAGAGACCTACTGCAGCTCAATGTCTCAGTCATCCGTGGATCACTGGACGCCTTTGGGATCTTTCTCCTTCTACAACTGATTCTACATCCCAAGCGACTGAAAATGGTAGCTCggagaagaagagggagaaggATGAAAGGGAGGCGATGGAAGTTGGAGTAGGCAATATTGTAATTGATGGCACCACGAAGCCAGTCAAAGTGCCTCAATCCGTAAATCCAGCAAAACAGAGTTGACTGATTCAGGTTGTGGTCTTTTTCTCCATTTTGATTTAACCATTTTTTGCCCTCGTGAAAGTTTTTAAGTGGACCATGGGGTGTTTTTCGTTCCCTTTATACCCTCTTTGATTTGCCTCTTCATTCTTTCGAGATGACCACTACTGTATTCGATGTTGAACCATTTGAAGATTTGAGTACAACCTGTAATTGTATCAGTGTTTACTTTGCGAAAGCTGGATATCCTGTCCCTCCTTTTGCCTTATTGACAAAGTTTTGAATCTTTGGTTGCTTGCATCTCGTTATAGAAAGTTTTGCCTGCGTGTTTCTGTTGATTGTGCTCATGCAATGTTCGAGTGGGTTGGGACTTGATTGATGGACTTCCTTCCCCTCCCCGGAAGGCAAAGTGATTTTCCGCTGTATCTGCCGCAGTGAAAGTTGATTTTAGCGAAGGAACTGCCAGACATTTATCCATTTCTTCTTCCGCGATGACCCCCTGCTGATTGAATTTTCCTATTACATTTTGAGAACCTGTATTAGTATATCACAATATTCTTTGTGCTGATTGAATTGTTCAGCTGTGCAGTCGAGAGACTGGTTACATGTGAAATCAGTAATCTGTTTTTGGCTTGGGGCGCTTTACAAACCACGAACGTAACAGAAGATTATATGAGCTCAAAGAAGTTCAAATGCATATCGTATTTCGATCATTgcacttttttattttgtagctgattgattatttatcattttctcttcactattttcctcttctttgtatcTGGATTTACTACACTTGAGCCAAGGGTCTTTCGAAAACAGCCTCCATTATGTTGTAAAGAAGTTCCAATGACAATACCTAAGTTGGTTGTTGTCCAAACCTGTCTAGGACAGATGATATGATAAAACTCAATTAGTTATTTTATGGACATGTTTGTTTGGACGTAATTGATAGTATAAAAATTGGAAATGGGGTGTGAAAGGATCACAGTTCAGGAGTGTGACACGTGTAGGAAAAATTAGGAGATCATGCAGCTCTTTCCAAGCTTGGGGAATAGAGTGGCATTCTTTATTTAGGGGGTGGGGTGTTGAAGATGTATTTTGATAAAAATCACAAAGGTCTTTTATATTATTCGTTACTTTACACGTCATTAGCTGATTGtgcaaaaaaatatcaaaatatcatatcGGAACAACAGCTGAGGTGCTTAAAATGAACGTCGTCGACTTTATCTGTCAATGTAAAAGTTTATGTTAAATTTAGATGTCTGGTGATGTGTTTGGTCTTTAATAGTTTTATTATCGTacaaatattatgatatatttaagtTGCTGCTCCTATTAAATTTCATGCTATTCGCGACAAGATAGGAGCTTATTAACTAGGGGCGAATCCATGTGTAATTTTGCGGTGCTCCGGCACCTATTAAACTTGATgtagattaggtataattatataagaaacacaGAATAAAtggtttaatttattaaaaagcaCCTAGAGAACAAACATATGATTGGGTGAAGTGGCTTGAGGATGTAACTTCCATGTCTAGTTTTTCAAGTTTGAATCCTTACAGCTACAtacaattttttataaaaaaattttgagCACATACAATCTTGAATTTCTGGGTCCGTCACTGTTATTAAGTGGAAGATGAGATGTGGGGAGGAGAAGGTTCGAACATGTAAGGAAGAGATCCACGCTTCCAGGTCTACGAGGTTGACTATGATATTTTCTAGGAGGTAGATCGAAAAAGTATTTGAGTAGAGGTAATTTAAAAGGACGTAACGTAGTTTCAACTTATCGAGGGCGTTACCTTGAATATACTTCAATTGCGTTTGATTTTGTGGTAGTTACTATTCATTGTTATGCTTATACCTCTGACACTTCTTTTTTATAGACcccatataaaaaaataattcgaTGGATTAAATTTTCGCAAAATTTATCGACCCATATAAAGAACAACTCGATGAACTAAAGCTCTCGCTGAACTTGTAGACCCCATATAAAAGAATAGTTTGATGGATTAAATTTCTGTAAAATTTATCGACTCCATATAAACAACAACTCGATGAACTAAAACTCTCACGCAACTTGTAGGCCCCATATATAAAccataatccaaaaaaaaaaattcctaaaatCATCATCACCATACATCCTTATCTTCTTCACCTTCTCTTCCTCCCAAAAACTTCATTTCTATTTCCACCATCTTCCACTACATCACAAACACacactcaaaaaaaataaaactatttaatttattcACCagccaaatttttatttttttttttttttaaaatgagaataaaattGTCTAGAACATTATTACAATATTCAAACACAGAATATTTACATTCATCATCTGACTCAATTACAACATTCCAAGCTAATAACAATGATTCAGTAACTACAGCTATTGGTAGACCCTTTAAGCTGTCAGCACCATTTGATTCATCAATGGCTTTAACTATACTTGTTCTACTCACTGCTCTTTTCTTCATGGGATTTTTCTCCATTTATATACGTCACTTCACTAATGAACCAACTGCTGTTGTTgctggtgatgatgatgatgatcgtCGTCGAAGAAATTTACCTGCTTCTTCTTCTACTAACGTACACAGgtgatttgttaggatttgttctgaatttttaatttttttttctttgtgttttaattgaacttactttattttgggtgagaaaaatgaattttgtTTGTCAAATAATTGAACAATTTTGACATTATCTAATAATTAAGAGAAAGAAgtttaaaatatattcaaattttgGCGAAAATTGTTGCAATGCTTCTCAATTTTTTTGGGGGAGGGGTTGGTTTTACGACTCTTTTAGAtaatcttttattgtatttttatagaaTATGTTTGTTCAGTTGAATCACTCTATGATGAATACACGTACATAAGAGCGTGTAAGATTTGAGTAAGATCTGAGGTGATTCAGCTAAGTAAATATATgtcacaaaaatataataataaatggtCTAAGGAGTCGTAAGACCGGCAAAATTAAAATGTGTCACGGCAATTTTCgctaaaatttaggcatatttcGGATTTTTTTTCCAATAATTAACTACtcttttaatattaatttatatgGGGCAATTGAAATTTTGAATGATAATTTAGTTCTTTAATCAAAATTTCTGTATGTgcttttaaatctttttaaatggttagttattatgatttttactAGTATTTGAAatgtatgaattttattttaaaaacttaaaattttctaTATCCAAATTCACAGTGAATCACAACTCCAACACTTAATTTTCTACTATCTTAATTagtagaaaaatatatatatgttccCGGTTCATTATCGAACAATtacttatttagttatttatatgATACAAACTTTCGTGTggaaaaatagtttttatttttcatctcatataaaaattttatatgatttttacaATAAGTCTTATGTTTATATGATTTATCAataatttagattttatattaattttttaatatgtagatcTTGATAAATCATATTACCTGGTATAATTTTTATGATAAGTTTTATATTTGTATGATTTATCGTCGCTATTATTTACAATTATTAGCTTCGGTATTCACATGACGCTCATATTAATATAGATCTTGTCGGAAGGGGATCGACTCATCAACGATTCAATCACTACCGTTGGTTTCTTACGGTGGAGCTTCGAAGCACTTGATCGAAGATTGTCCAATATGTTTGACCGAGTTCGAGGCGAGTGAACTCATACGCCTCATCCCGTACTGTCGCCACGTGTTCCATCAACAATGTCTTGACACGTGGCTATCATCGCACGTGACTTGTCCTCTCTGTCGGTCCACGCAATTTTTCAAGAAAGCAGATGACCTTTATTTGGATGTAGTTGAGGTAGAAAATGGAAATGGTGTGAGTGGGGAATCTACGGTTCAAGAATGTGACACGTGTAGGAATATTAGGAGATCATGTAGCTTTTCGAATTTGGGAAATAGGGTGGCATTGCATAGAAGTGCAAGtttttgaaggaaaaaatgaaaaaattgtaaagatttttgtaattattatttttgtacaaCACTCAAATTGATAATTTAGTGTGAAGTATAAGCATTTCATTTTAGTTGTTAACATAATTTCCTTCTACTTGTTTTTTACGAATTATAAATAAGATGGATAGTTATTTACTTAGGTAGATGAGGTTTGTTTGTATGTAGTTGATGTAGAAAATGAAAATGGTGCAAGTGAGGAATCGATGGTTCAAGAGTGTGATACGTGTTGGAATGTTAGAAGATCATTTAGATCTTTCAATGTTctttaagaattataaataagaTGAGTAGTTATTTACTCTGTCGGTCAACATAATTTTTGAAGAAGGTAGATGAGGTTTGTTTGGATGTAGTTGATGTAGAAAATGAGAATGGTGTGAGTGAGGGATCTTACGGTTTTGGAGTGTGACACGTGTAAGAATATTAGAAGATCATGTAGCTTTTTTAATGTCttttaagaattataaataagaTGGATAGTTATTTACTCTGTCGGTCAacgcaattttattttttaagaaagtaGATGAGGTTTGTTTGGATGTAGTTGACGTAGAAAATGGAAATTGTGTGAGTGAGGGATCGGTGGTTTAAGAGTGTGACACGTGTAGGAATGTTTGAAGATCACGTAGCTCTTTCAGTGTCTTattaagaattataaataagaTGAATCATTATTTGCTCTGTCGGTCTACGCTATTTTTCAAGAAAGTAGATGAGGTTTGCTTGGATGTAGTTGAAGTAGAAACTGGAAATGGTGTGAGTGAGGGATCAACGGTTTAAGAGTGTGACACGTATAGGAATGTTAGAAGATCACGTAGCTCTTTCAACGTCttttaagaattataaataagaTGAATAGTTATTTTCCTGACGTCCACGCTGTTTTTCAAAAAGGTAGATGATGTATGTTTGAATGTAGTTGATGTAGAAAATGGAAATGGAACAGTTTAAGAGTGTTGGCGTGTGTAGGAATGTTAGAAGATCATGTAGCTCTTTCAAAGTTttttaagaattataaataagaTGGATGGTTATCTATTTTGTCGATCCACGTAATTTTTCAAGAAAGTAGATGAGGTTTGTTTGGATGTAGTTGATGTAGAAAATGGATAATTATAAATAAGATTGATAATTATCTATTCTGTCGATTCACGCAATTTTCAAGAAAGTAGATGAGGTTTGTTTGGATGTAGCTGATGTAGCAAATGAGAAAGGTGTGTGAGTGAGGGATCAACGGTTCAAGAGTGTAACACGTGAAGGAATGTTAGAAGATCATGTAGCTCTTCCAGCGTCTTTTAAGAACTATAAATAAGATGGATAGTTACTTATTCTGTCGGTTCACGCAATTTTTCAAGAGGGTAGATGAGATTTGTTTGGATATAGATGTAAAAAATGGGAATGGCGTGAGTGAGGGATCGACAGTTTTAGAGTGTGACACGTCTAGAAAAGTTAAAAGATCATGTAGCTATTCCAACACCTTTTTAAGAATCATAAATAAAATGAATAGTTATTCTTTTTGTTGGTCCACACAATTTTTTAAGAAGGTGGATGAGATTTGTTTGAATGTAGTTGATGTAGAAAAGGAGTATGGTGTGAGTGAGTGATCGATGATTTTGAAGTGTGACATGTGTAAGGATATTAGGAGATTATGTAGCTCTTCCAACTTGGAGAATTGAGTAACATTGCATAGAAGCGTAAGtttttatggaaaaaaatataaaatttataaagatttttgtaattatactTTTGTATAGCACTTAAATTGACAGATTATTGTGATTTGTTATTTTGTTGTGAAGTATATTTATGAATTAGAGAATTTGCAAGTGGAGGGGTctatggtttttttttttgactaaATTGGGATGCATGGATATTTTTATAAGAGTAGCATAATCGAGCTAAGCTACTGTTATGAAGTTTCAAATTTTACGAAATTTCGATTTTTGAAGTGAAATTTCTTTAGAGTAGTTTACCTAAGATGGTTGAATGAAAATCTTGGAGTATCTGGTAAAATTAATGTCATGTAATTTGACGGTCATGGTTGAATTCATGAAAACAAACTTCTCGCATTTCGCGCATAGAAAGTTTTAGCGTATCATATGCTCCTTTTAATTTCGAGTTAAATTGAAGATTATGTAAGTGTGGCATCAATAGTGAAACCTCAAAGTAGGGTTTACTTATACCTTTTGTTTGCTTAATTACATTAAAAGCATATAATAAACTTGATTAGgactatcaaaaaaataattccttgaagcaattgaaagaaattccaatttGTTAATTGTCTCATTTTGCGAAGCACACATGCAATGTATAATTCAAGAAATTGAGAGTAAAAATTTAAGAGGTTATTAATGTATTCAATCTTAAAATCACAACTTTTAAAGTCTTTAGCCACATTAATATTCCCAATATTACATGGTAACatttaaaatctcaatttttttagAGAAAGTTAATCATATTAAATTTCATGTTCTCAATGACAAGATGAGAGTAATTTCGATAGAAGATAGAAGTGAGGCTGAAATGGTATGGATATGTGAAGTGGAGATGCATGTTTTATTACGGAAGCTGTGGATGATTTCCGAAGAGGTAGATATATGCCAAAGAATTATTGCGGAGAGGTGATCAGAAAACACATGACGTAGTTTCAACTTATCGAGGACATTACATTGACTAGGAAGTGGAGGACACGAATTAGATAGAAAGTTAGTAAGTAGTAATACGTTGACTCGTTATTCGCCCATACTAGTGCTCCTAGTGTTGTTATCTATTACTTCTTGTTCTTCGATTTCTGTATGATTTTGTTATAGTTACTGTTAAGAAAGTTTTGTTATGCTTACACTTCGGTTTCTTCTTTTTCTAGACTACTCTAAACTATTTTTTCCTAAGTCAAGAATTTATCAAAAACAGTTTACTGTCTGTAAGGTAGGAGAAAAATCTGCGTATAAACTTACTATCTCCAAACTCCTTTTGTGGGACTACAATAGATATGGTAAGGAGGCGATGTAACAGAAAGATGATTATAGCCACGAACAAGATATCCAACAACAAGAAGGAAAAGCGAGTCAAGAAAAAAATGGCTCGAATGGTACAATCCCTCCGTCATCCCAGAATGAAAGAGGTGATCTCGAAGTTCTTGATCTGTGAAGGTGCGTTGTTAGGTGCTCCATTTTATTTTCCCATTAAGGCTGAACCTAAACCTGTGGTCGTGAGATAGCTGTCCATACACTAATAAGGGATGTATAAATTCTCGAGAAGAGAGGAGCCATGgtgcccccccccccccgctcGGATCCCACGAGCGAATCGAAAGTTCGATCTACATTGGATCTCACCCGAATCACCCCATTTATCCTCCCCAAGAAATgcaaaagaaatagaaaataaaacaatcattcatttcaaTGGGTTaatgtatataaataataatatattcatgTAGTTGATGTAGAAAATGAGAATGGCGTGAGTGAGGGATCTTACGGTTTTGGAGTGTGACACTTGTAAGAATGTTAGAAGATCATGTagctctttcaactttttttaaaaatcataactaAGATGAATAATTATCTATTCTGTCAGTCCACGTAATTTTTTAAGAAAGTAGATGAGGTTTGTTTGGATGTAGTTGACGCAGGGGCGGCTCAAGTAAATCTGTGAtctaaggcaaaaatcaaacggaggccttacatttttaagaaaaaataattatttttagaaagtctatttttaaaattatataatcgtatttaataatttttttttaattaataatatagtcaaCGCATTAAAAAGTTTTTACTATACCAAActcctaaatttttttatataaaaaaaaaatctataaatagtatttaatatatttcttaaaatttgtaatttattattactaaaaaaaatgaggcccctcaaattttggggGCCTTAGGTGGCCGCCTTTTCTTCGAAAGGGTTGAGCCACCCCTGAGTTGACGTAGAAAACGGAAATTGTGTGAGTAAGGGATCAGCGATTCAAGAATGTTGACGCGTGTAAGAATGTTAGAAGATCATGTAGCTCTTTCAACGTCttttaagaattataaataagatggataattatttattctGTCGGTCCACACAGTTTCTC of the Capsicum annuum cultivar UCD-10X-F1 chromosome 11, UCD10Xv1.1, whole genome shotgun sequence genome contains:
- the LOC107846883 gene encoding RING-H2 finger protein ATL57, with amino-acid sequence MRIKLSRTLLQYSNTEYLHSSSDSITTFQANNNDSVTTAIGRPFKLSAPFDSSMALTILVLLTALFFMGFFSIYIRHFTNEPTAVVAGDDDDDRRRRNLPASSSTNVHRSCRKGIDSSTIQSLPLVSYGGASKHLIEDCPICLTEFEASELIRLIPYCRHVFHQQCLDTWLSSHVTCPLCRSTQFFKKADDLYLDVVEVENGNGVSGESTVQECDTCRNIRRSCSFSNLGNRVALHRSASF